A genomic segment from Longimicrobium sp. encodes:
- a CDS encoding biopolymer transporter ExbD — MAMGTGGKKGGAMNEINMTPMIDVLLVLLIIFMVVQQGLQRGISMQVPPPKDKDEVAQKEPDQDQIVLEVKPGPAYFINRIPVDGAQLEAKLREIYTGRPRKVIFVKGEENLTYGQVVRAVDASRAAGVEVVGLVPRPEVGPATAAAPAPAQ, encoded by the coding sequence ATGGCAATGGGAACCGGCGGGAAGAAGGGCGGCGCCATGAACGAGATCAACATGACGCCGATGATCGACGTGCTGCTGGTGCTGCTCATCATCTTCATGGTGGTGCAGCAGGGCCTGCAGCGCGGGATCAGCATGCAGGTGCCGCCGCCGAAGGACAAGGACGAGGTGGCGCAGAAGGAGCCCGACCAGGACCAGATCGTGCTGGAGGTCAAGCCCGGCCCGGCGTACTTCATCAACCGCATCCCGGTGGACGGGGCGCAGCTCGAGGCCAAGCTGCGCGAGATCTACACGGGCCGGCCGCGCAAGGTGATCTTCGTGAAGGGCGAGGAGAACCTCACCTACGGCCAGGTGGTGCGCGCGGTGGACGCCAGCCGCGCGGCTGGCGTGGAGGTGGTGGGCCTGGTGCCGCGCCCCGAGGTGGGCCCGGCCACGGCGGCGGCTCCGGCCCCCGCGCAGTAA